ATTCATACGCGATCTTGAGTATTTCATAGATGTTGTCAATGGATAAGAAAGAGGCAAGAATTTCGCCACATTTTGTTCTCAAAGAACGAACATCATATTTATCGGCAAGTATTAAAAGTTCCTTCACGACTGACCAAGTTTTGTCCTCGATTTTTCCGGAATACAAATACTTcaggaaacatttaaaaatttcaggtgATGAATCATTAATGGAAATGGTATTTGTCTTGGATTCTGAAAAGTCACTACTTATCATTCTACGTAAAACTGGAGAGTGAGCTGCTAAAATGCATTTGTGGACGGAAAATGATTcatttcctattttaaattcgatatcAGTCAAGAGGCAGGATTCGTACATGCAATCGAAGTCATTCacaaattcttttaagtttttcagtAATCGCTTATCATGAAAATAATCACTCGGAGAGACGAGAATTTCGAAAAAcactaaattgctttttattaataattcagaaTGATTTCCAAAGCATGGATCTCCTGTTGCCTTATAACCTTTAACAGCTTTATCATAAacaaagtacttaaaaatttcactcgAAATCGTAACGACGTCCATTTCGTTTACTCTAATTTCGAAATTCTGATACGTCTTCAAAATTGCATTATATGAGGTATTTACAGATACGGTGATATTCATTCTCATGgattttggaatatttatcCCCGCTTTTTTCACGAACATCATCTTGAAATAGGATATTTTCTCAACACTTGAATTTTCttgatacaaaatttcaaaataaaatgttgagcCGGGTATGGGAGAGAATTCATcagtttttatgctttttgatcccaaagattttatattctttaaactcCACGAGGTAGAGTATTCATGAGAAATCTTACTTACAACTTCCTTCTGATTTAGAGTCGTCATAGTGTTTTAAGATGAGAAAAGACAAACggattaaacttaataaatatctCTTAGATATACAGAAAATGATTCAATACCTAAAAGTTGACTATGGAAACTGCGGTTTTAGAATCAACACAAGCACTCTTGAGATAGTATTTCAACTCTATGCCTCAATTACGTTTTCGAGTTGAAAAGTAGTGGAGTACACATTTGGCGATGCCTCCTCAAAACCATAACTAGTCTTATAGATGTGAGTTATGCTGTGAACTTTTTACTcctataataaagtttttaaacatattatgatTTTCAAACTAAGGATATTTAATAGTGCA
This window of the Parasteatoda tepidariorum isolate YZ-2023 chromosome 4, CAS_Ptep_4.0, whole genome shotgun sequence genome carries:
- the LOC107453490 gene encoding uncharacterized protein, whose translation is MTTLNQKEVVSKISHEYSTSWSLKNIKSLGSKSIKTDEFSPIPGSTFYFEILYQENSSVEKISYFKMMFVKKAGINIPKSMRMNITVSVNTSYNAILKTYQNFEIRVNEMDVVTISSEIFKYFVYDKAVKGYKATGDPCFGNHSELLIKSNLVFFEILVSPSDYFHDKRLLKNLKEFVNDFDCMYESCLLTDIEFKIGNESFSVHKCILAAHSPVLRRMISSDFSESKTNTISINDSSPEIFKCFLKYLYSGKIEDKTWSVVKELLILADKYDVRSLRTKCGEILASFLSIDNIYEILKIAYEYGDEYLKEEANVFAVKHILEIAPNDEWKELTDSNPVIGYNVMKNFAPKFPSIPQFGGFSIIKCNSE